In a single window of the Frondihabitans peucedani genome:
- a CDS encoding RNA polymerase sigma factor, with the protein MPDELIVWERVRQGDPDSFGAIFLLHRDRVYGQALRLTGSSHDAEDVAALVFLEAWRRRSSVRVVDGSVVAWLLICTNFVAKNASRSKRRHAIAMSKLPPQLDQADHADDVLARFEASGRESRLRDAFARLSASDQDVLTLCVVHDFSLADAALALGTPLGTVKSRLSRAKRKLATLTGSTDWDIPAHTIGGTR; encoded by the coding sequence ATGCCCGATGAACTCATCGTCTGGGAGCGAGTGCGACAGGGAGATCCCGACTCGTTCGGGGCCATCTTCCTGCTCCACCGCGACCGGGTCTACGGGCAGGCCTTGCGCCTGACCGGCTCCAGCCACGACGCAGAAGACGTCGCAGCCCTCGTCTTCCTCGAAGCGTGGCGGCGCCGCTCGAGCGTCCGTGTCGTCGACGGGTCCGTCGTCGCCTGGCTACTGATCTGCACCAACTTCGTCGCGAAGAACGCATCGCGCAGCAAACGGCGCCATGCCATCGCCATGTCGAAGCTGCCGCCGCAACTCGACCAGGCGGACCATGCGGACGACGTGCTCGCCCGGTTCGAGGCCTCGGGGCGCGAGTCGAGACTCCGCGACGCGTTCGCTCGGCTGTCCGCCTCCGACCAGGACGTCCTCACGCTCTGCGTCGTCCACGACTTCTCGCTCGCCGACGCGGCTCTCGCGCTCGGCACTCCGCTCGGCACGGTGAAGTCCCGCCTCTCGCGCGCTAAGCGAAAGCTCGCGACCCTGACCGGATCCACCGACTGGGACATTCCGGCGCACACAATCGGAGGCACCAGATGA
- a CDS encoding NAD-dependent epimerase/dehydratase family protein, with protein MRALVLGGTGWLGRSIVEDLLEAGTEVTCLARGESGEAPEGAHLVRADRLMPGAYDQVPGEWDEVIELSYEPQLVEPALDSLADRAKHWTLVSTVSVYAENDQPDADESAALVEPLDMAEYADAKVAAERSSAARLGSRLLIGRPGLIVGAGDPSDRFGYWPARFSRRSPTLVPTTEGRFVQVIDVSDLAAWIGQAGRAGHTGTVNAVGETIPLADFFRRASSAAGYSGELVELDDDALLSQDVRYWAGPRSLPLWLPVADAAFAQRSAHAFHESGGTTRPLDETLKSVLADEHYRGIGRPRRSGLSATEEEAVLLSAR; from the coding sequence ATGAGAGCACTGGTGTTGGGTGGAACGGGATGGCTGGGACGATCGATTGTCGAGGACCTTCTTGAGGCGGGCACCGAGGTCACGTGCCTTGCTCGCGGCGAGTCGGGCGAAGCTCCGGAAGGGGCGCACCTGGTCCGTGCCGACCGCCTAATGCCTGGCGCTTACGACCAAGTGCCCGGCGAATGGGACGAGGTCATTGAGCTGTCGTATGAACCCCAGCTCGTCGAGCCGGCCCTTGACTCGCTTGCTGATCGCGCGAAGCACTGGACGCTCGTGTCCACCGTCTCCGTGTACGCGGAGAACGACCAACCGGATGCGGACGAATCAGCCGCGCTCGTTGAGCCGCTGGACATGGCCGAATACGCGGACGCCAAGGTAGCGGCCGAGCGAAGCAGCGCCGCACGTCTTGGATCTCGCCTTCTGATCGGGCGACCCGGCCTCATCGTCGGAGCGGGTGATCCGAGCGACCGCTTCGGGTACTGGCCGGCCCGCTTCAGTCGAAGAAGCCCGACTCTGGTGCCTACGACGGAAGGACGCTTCGTTCAGGTGATAGACGTCTCAGACCTGGCCGCCTGGATCGGCCAGGCGGGCCGGGCCGGACACACCGGGACCGTCAATGCGGTCGGTGAGACGATTCCCCTGGCCGATTTCTTCCGTCGGGCGTCGTCGGCCGCTGGCTACAGCGGCGAGCTGGTTGAACTCGACGACGATGCGCTTCTCTCCCAGGATGTTCGCTACTGGGCAGGACCCCGCTCGCTTCCGCTGTGGCTGCCCGTTGCAGACGCAGCTTTCGCGCAGCGATCCGCTCATGCGTTCCACGAGTCAGGCGGCACAACCCGGCCCCTCGACGAGACGCTGAAGAGCGTTTTAGCGGACGAACACTACCGCGGTATCGGTCGACCACGCCGCTCCGGTCTTTCCGCTACCGAGGAAGAGGCAGTTCTCCTAAGCGCGCGTTAG
- a CDS encoding DUF6572 domain-containing protein: protein MPGIANPDVIDVVGLTPNEDAVLVYVIEEGDWGSQVNADLLNAKMQAYVAFILDGQFEREYAEVSGKPVEFVFRFMNSSPSKGVVQELESLRGGLAGYGIGLRVLGPADPPL from the coding sequence ATGCCAGGAATTGCGAATCCAGACGTCATTGACGTGGTCGGTCTGACGCCCAACGAGGACGCTGTCCTCGTGTACGTGATCGAGGAGGGCGACTGGGGCAGCCAGGTGAACGCCGACTTACTCAACGCCAAAATGCAGGCCTACGTCGCCTTCATTCTGGACGGTCAGTTCGAGCGGGAGTACGCCGAGGTATCTGGCAAGCCGGTTGAGTTTGTCTTTCGATTCATGAACTCATCGCCGTCCAAAGGCGTTGTCCAAGAACTTGAATCGTTGCGGGGCGGGCTGGCTGGTTATGGTATTGGACTTCGAGTCCTCGGACCCGCCGACCCTCCGCTGTGA
- a CDS encoding recombinase family protein, whose amino-acid sequence MAARPTDQELTGRDVKLSMNGSVHDPNDAVGRLLFNVLAMVAEFEAVLIRMRTREGMKVAKAKGRLRGKQPKLKPNQITHLLLLYNEGTYNQTELADLFRVSRTTVYRTIEHTKGKPPSTH is encoded by the coding sequence TTGGCGGCTCGGCCTACCGATCAAGAGCTCACCGGACGCGACGTCAAGCTGAGCATGAACGGCTCCGTTCACGACCCGAACGACGCCGTCGGCAGGCTGCTGTTCAACGTGCTCGCAATGGTCGCCGAGTTCGAAGCCGTCCTCATTCGCATGCGGACCCGCGAAGGAATGAAAGTCGCCAAAGCAAAGGGACGCCTCCGCGGCAAGCAGCCCAAGTTAAAGCCAAACCAGATCACGCACCTCCTGTTGCTTTACAACGAAGGCACCTACAACCAAACCGAACTCGCCGACCTGTTCCGTGTCTCACGGACAACCGTCTACCGAACTATTGAGCATACCAAGGGCAAGCCGCCATCGACTCACTGA
- a CDS encoding cysteine desulfurase family protein: MPVYLDHAATTPMLPEAIDVYTEALRAVGNPSSIHSAGQNAKRVLEEARETVARSLGCDPIEVVFTSGGTESVNLAVKGLWWARQGDRPRPRILVPGGEHHATVDTVEWLERYEGAVLEWIPLDELGRIRVDALRLALEAFDDIALVTFLWANNEVGTLQPVDEIVALAAEHGVPVHSDAVAAYGQLPIDFRASGLDALSVSAHKIGGPIGIGALVLSRTATVVPLIHGGGQQRQVRSGTQDAPAAVAFAVAAAHPHPDYRSLRDRVVAGVRRVVPAAVLRGDPAHRLPGNAHFTFPGCEGDSLLFLLDAAGVSVSTGSACQAGIPEASHVLLAMGLSDDEARGALRITVGHTTTEADVDAFLEALPDAVARAARAGYADRAPQLGR; the protein is encoded by the coding sequence ATGCCCGTCTACCTCGACCACGCGGCGACCACGCCCATGCTCCCCGAGGCGATCGACGTGTACACCGAGGCCCTCCGAGCCGTCGGCAACCCGTCCTCCATCCACAGCGCCGGGCAGAACGCCAAGCGGGTCCTCGAAGAGGCCCGCGAGACCGTCGCCCGGAGCCTCGGCTGCGACCCGATCGAGGTCGTCTTCACCTCCGGGGGCACCGAGTCGGTGAACCTCGCGGTCAAGGGTCTCTGGTGGGCGAGGCAGGGCGATCGGCCCCGCCCGCGCATCCTGGTGCCCGGCGGCGAGCACCACGCCACGGTCGACACCGTGGAGTGGCTCGAGCGCTACGAGGGCGCCGTCCTCGAGTGGATCCCGCTCGACGAGCTCGGCCGCATCCGGGTCGACGCGCTCCGCCTCGCGCTCGAGGCCTTCGACGACATCGCGCTCGTCACCTTCCTCTGGGCGAACAACGAGGTCGGCACCCTCCAGCCCGTCGACGAGATCGTCGCGCTCGCCGCGGAGCACGGCGTGCCCGTCCACTCCGACGCCGTCGCGGCCTACGGGCAGCTCCCGATCGACTTCCGTGCCTCCGGGCTCGACGCGCTCAGCGTGTCCGCCCACAAGATCGGTGGCCCCATCGGCATCGGCGCGCTCGTGCTGTCACGAACGGCGACGGTGGTCCCGCTCATCCACGGGGGAGGGCAGCAGCGGCAGGTCCGCTCGGGCACGCAGGACGCCCCGGCAGCGGTGGCCTTCGCGGTGGCGGCCGCGCACCCCCACCCCGATTACCGGAGTCTCCGCGACCGCGTCGTCGCGGGAGTGCGACGCGTCGTGCCCGCGGCGGTGCTGCGCGGCGATCCTGCCCATCGCCTCCCCGGCAACGCCCACTTCACGTTCCCCGGCTGCGAGGGCGACTCCCTCCTCTTCCTCCTCGACGCCGCCGGTGTCAGCGTCTCGACGGGATCGGCCTGTCAGGCCGGCATCCCGGAGGCCTCGCACGTGCTGCTGGCCATGGGCCTGAGCGACGACGAGGCCAGGGGCGCGCTCAGGATCACCGTGGGGCACACCACGACCGAGGCCGATGTCGACGCGTTCCTCGAGGCGCTCCCGGACGCCGTGGCCCGGGCCGCGCGCGCGGGCTACGCCGACCGCGCCCCGCAGCTCGGGCGCTGA
- the glgX gene encoding glycogen debranching protein GlgX translates to MSDVDLLRDDPVITDPLRDLGITHGEAGPTLRVWSGAATGVDLVIDDAPRERVVPMTRDAHGVWTGSDPRLQPGRRYWLRADGEPVSDDDVRTPFDPTVDLIDPYARGLGRTGRGAWRGVVVDESFDWGGVEKPRTPLDHTVVYEAHVRGLTRLSPHIPEDLRGTYAGLAHENTIAYLTELGITAVQLLPVHQHVDEERLVAQGFENYWGYNSLSYFAPHAAYASRDAQLAGPSAILREFKGMVRLLHAAGIEVWLDVVYNHTAEEGDDGGPVYHLRGLDGSYYRHDAQGDPIDVTGCGNTLDTSLPAARRLVLDSLRYWANELQIDGFRFDLAATLGRGPDAVFSPDDPLLTEIRDDPALQGVKLVAEPWDVGLGGWQTGNFPDGWSEWNDRFRNRARDFWLRDIADARTRGVASNGLGSFASKLSGSSNIYAHERGPLAGVNFITAHDGFTLADVVSYDHKHNLRNGEDNRDGTDDNRSFNHGAEGPTDNPWILDARRRASRNLLATLFLSAGVPMLTAGDEIGRTQRGNNNGYCSDDEISWVDWQLDDEKEALLADTKALIRHRRENPALRPTRFGTTGRITLSATDMSWFGADGDPMAPDAWNDPHRRTLQYFAASTPEVEEFNRVLVVVHGSESATTVTLPEHPGVSSYQVLWTSGDAFDPRPRSPRERYDVMGPTVTLWQVS, encoded by the coding sequence GTGTCTGATGTCGACCTGCTCCGCGATGATCCGGTGATCACCGACCCCCTGCGCGATCTCGGCATCACCCACGGCGAGGCGGGGCCGACGCTCCGAGTGTGGTCGGGTGCCGCCACCGGCGTCGACCTGGTGATCGACGACGCTCCGCGCGAGCGCGTCGTGCCGATGACGCGCGACGCCCACGGCGTGTGGACGGGCAGCGACCCCCGGCTCCAGCCGGGGCGGCGCTACTGGCTCCGCGCCGACGGCGAGCCCGTGAGCGACGACGACGTCCGCACCCCGTTCGATCCGACGGTCGACCTGATCGACCCGTACGCCCGGGGCCTCGGCCGCACGGGTCGCGGGGCCTGGCGCGGCGTCGTCGTCGACGAGAGCTTCGACTGGGGCGGCGTGGAGAAGCCGCGGACTCCTCTCGACCACACGGTCGTCTACGAGGCGCACGTGCGCGGTCTGACCCGCCTCTCGCCCCACATCCCGGAGGACCTCCGCGGCACCTACGCAGGACTCGCCCACGAGAACACGATCGCCTACCTGACCGAGCTCGGCATCACGGCGGTTCAGCTGCTCCCCGTGCACCAGCACGTCGACGAGGAGCGCCTGGTGGCGCAGGGGTTCGAGAACTACTGGGGCTACAACTCGCTGTCGTACTTCGCCCCGCACGCCGCCTACGCGTCGCGCGACGCGCAGCTGGCCGGGCCGTCGGCGATCCTGCGCGAGTTCAAGGGCATGGTGCGGCTGCTGCATGCGGCCGGCATCGAGGTCTGGCTCGACGTCGTCTACAACCACACGGCGGAGGAGGGCGACGACGGCGGCCCGGTGTACCACCTGCGCGGTCTCGACGGCAGCTACTACCGGCACGACGCACAGGGCGACCCGATCGACGTCACGGGCTGCGGCAACACGCTCGACACGAGCCTGCCCGCGGCTCGCCGCCTCGTGCTCGACTCGCTCCGCTACTGGGCGAACGAGCTGCAGATCGACGGGTTCCGCTTCGACCTCGCCGCGACGCTCGGCCGCGGGCCCGACGCGGTCTTCTCGCCCGACGACCCGCTGCTGACCGAGATCCGTGACGATCCCGCGCTCCAGGGCGTCAAGCTCGTCGCCGAGCCGTGGGACGTCGGGCTCGGCGGCTGGCAGACCGGCAACTTCCCCGACGGCTGGAGCGAGTGGAACGACCGGTTCCGCAACCGTGCCCGTGACTTCTGGCTCCGCGACATCGCCGACGCCCGCACGCGCGGGGTCGCCTCCAACGGGCTCGGCAGCTTCGCGTCGAAGCTCAGCGGCTCGAGCAACATCTACGCCCACGAACGCGGCCCGCTCGCCGGGGTCAACTTCATCACGGCGCACGACGGCTTCACCCTCGCCGACGTCGTCTCGTACGACCACAAGCACAACCTCCGGAACGGCGAGGACAACCGCGACGGCACCGACGACAACCGCTCCTTCAACCACGGCGCCGAGGGCCCGACCGACAACCCCTGGATCCTCGACGCCAGGCGCCGGGCCTCGCGGAACCTCCTGGCGACGCTCTTCCTCTCGGCCGGAGTGCCGATGCTCACCGCGGGCGACGAGATCGGCCGCACCCAGCGCGGCAACAACAACGGCTACTGCTCCGACGACGAGATCTCGTGGGTCGACTGGCAGCTCGACGACGAGAAGGAGGCCCTCCTCGCCGACACCAAGGCCCTGATCCGGCACCGCCGAGAGAATCCGGCGCTGCGGCCGACCCGCTTCGGCACGACCGGCAGGATCACGCTGTCCGCCACCGACATGAGCTGGTTCGGCGCCGACGGCGATCCCATGGCGCCCGACGCCTGGAACGACCCGCACCGGCGCACCCTGCAGTACTTCGCCGCCTCGACACCGGAGGTCGAGGAGTTCAACCGCGTGCTCGTCGTCGTCCACGGCAGCGAGAGCGCGACGACCGTGACGCTGCCCGAGCATCCTGGTGTCTCGTCGTACCAGGTGCTCTGGACGAGCGGCGACGCCTTCGACCCGCGGCCGCGCTCCCCCCGCGAGCGGTACGACGTGATGGGGCCGACGGTGACCCTCTGGCAGGTCTCGTGA
- the ybaK gene encoding Cys-tRNA(Pro) deacylase, with protein MTSTGTPATVALQKAGIPFTPHAYEHADTATNFGEEAAALLGIDEDRVFKTLVVQADDSLVVAVVPVSGRLDLKALAAAVGAKKAALADPALAQRRTGYVVGGISPVGQKTPLATVVDETADLYDTVFVSGGRRGLDIEIAPADLRLATGAVSAAIARA; from the coding sequence GTGACCTCGACGGGGACGCCGGCGACGGTCGCGCTGCAGAAGGCCGGGATCCCGTTCACCCCGCACGCCTACGAGCACGCCGACACCGCGACGAACTTCGGCGAGGAGGCGGCGGCCCTCCTCGGAATCGACGAGGACCGCGTCTTCAAGACGCTGGTCGTGCAGGCCGACGACTCCCTCGTCGTCGCGGTCGTCCCGGTGTCGGGGAGGCTCGACCTGAAGGCGCTGGCGGCGGCCGTGGGTGCCAAGAAGGCCGCTCTCGCGGATCCTGCGCTCGCTCAGCGCCGGACGGGCTACGTGGTCGGCGGCATCAGCCCGGTGGGCCAGAAGACCCCCTTGGCGACCGTCGTCGACGAGACCGCCGACCTCTACGACACCGTGTTCGTGTCGGGCGGGCGCCGTGGCCTGGACATCGAGATCGCGCCGGCCGACCTCCGCCTGGCGACGGGCGCCGTGTCCGCCGCCATCGCCCGCGCCTGA
- a CDS encoding DUF3072 domain-containing protein translates to MSDTTADQPDPIETASSDQAGTTPAPTGETLGGPHPDPTNDASKDPEQWVTGDEPITGPQRSYLDTLAREAGEEISADLTKAQASEEIDRLQQKTGRGN, encoded by the coding sequence ATGAGCGACACGACTGCAGACCAGCCCGATCCCATCGAGACGGCATCCTCCGACCAGGCCGGCACCACCCCGGCCCCCACCGGCGAGACCCTCGGCGGCCCGCACCCCGACCCGACCAACGACGCGTCCAAAGACCCCGAGCAGTGGGTGACCGGCGACGAGCCCATCACCGGGCCCCAGCGCAGCTACCTCGACACCCTCGCTCGCGAGGCCGGCGAGGAGATCAGCGCCGACCTCACCAAGGCCCAGGCGAGCGAGGAGATCGATCGCCTGCAGCAGAAGACGGGCCGCGGCAACTAG